One window from the genome of Methanofastidiosum sp. encodes:
- the clpP gene encoding ATP-dependent Clp endopeptidase proteolytic subunit ClpP encodes MNLIPTVIEKTNLGERAYDIYSRLLKDRIILLTGPIDDLVANSIVAQLLFLASKDPKADIQFYINSPGGSVTAGMAIYDTMQYIECDVSTVAIGIAASMGATLLAAGAKGKRYALPNSEIMLHQVLGGAQGQATEVEIAAKHILKIKDRMNHILAKHTGQPLNKITQDTDRDFYLSADEAKAYGVVDEVIKQKV; translated from the coding sequence ATGAATTTAATTCCAACAGTAATAGAAAAAACAAATTTAGGCGAAAGAGCTTATGATATTTATTCTAGATTATTAAAAGATAGAATAATATTATTAACAGGACCAATAGATGATTTGGTAGCTAATTCTATTGTTGCTCAACTTTTGTTTTTGGCCTCAAAAGATCCAAAAGCAGATATCCAGTTTTATATTAATAGTCCCGGGGGGTCAGTAACAGCTGGTATGGCTATTTATGATACAATGCAATATATAGAATGTGATGTTTCAACTGTAGCAATTGGTATTGCCGCATCTATGGGTGCAACTTTATTAGCCGCAGGTGCAAAAGGAAAAAGATACGCATTGCCTAACTCAGAAATAATGCTCCACCAAGTGCTTGGTGGTGCTCAAGGTCAAGCGACCGAAGTTGAGATTGCGGCAAAACATATTTTAAAAATAAAAGACAGAATGAACCACATTTTAGCTAAACACACAGGACAGCCATTAAATAAAATAACGCAAGACACAGATAGAGATTTTTATTTAAGCGCAGATGAAGCAAAAGCTTATGGGGTAGTTGACGAAGTTATAAAACAAAAGGTATAA